The genomic region aaaaataatatatatataaaatatataactacaaaaacaatactatatttttaattttttttatttaatatatgttagcattttatttaacataaCTTTCATATatcatatgaaaataaaacttCACTAAATATAGGTAATTATATTccttagttttttttatagaataataaTTAGAATGAACCTTTTTATCCATGGAAATTCTGAAATCTCATTTTTCTATgatgttttataaaatttttaattctgattatttcttttattttcgcATAACAagtttcattaatataaacaatataatgtacatgtagtatttatttatagatgtattcataataaaatctaattaaattatatatatcttttttccCCTGTAACTTTATGCTATGTTTATTGAGagctaataaaaaatttttatttaaatatttatataaaaagttattgCTTGAAATTTAACAACacatgtaatttttaaatgtatctTTTACACTGCAgaatttacaatatatataataatttatttagttatttactattaattctactattgatatataatatgttatttgtTTCACGCAACACGCTTTTCATATAATAGCAGTTATCTGCATCTTACTATTACTCTGAATTaattgttaaaattatttctttcaCTACTTCAAATTACCAATTCgtatatactaatatataaaaaatattaaatttcaaTAAACTAGataaatgcatattttttatttcttgtttaaattattcttttttgtcatatataaattgggGATTCAACGAGTATACAAACGTCTAATTTAACATTTTCTACTTTCTTATcaaatacaattatatatttattttaaataataattttttttatatagaacttatatcaattttatgtgcttttttatattaaaatatagtattataGTATACACTATGattttcaataatttatttaggTGTTCTAGTTTCTGTTTGTCTTTTCgttttaaaaaggaaaatatatatataaaatattttttggaaaataataataacactaacacaattaatttatgtttGATTTTAGTAAAAGGAATTTTATGAAGGAtgataatatacatttaaatgtCTTCTctgtaaatttaaatttttatgcataAACCCATATTCCTCTAATTCATGTGTATCCTCACCATCCAAATTATTTCCAAGTAACGTTTTTCTTCGTAATTGAGTTCTTATACAAGATAATAGTGGAGTAAActattatacaaataatatatatatatacatatatataataaatattcaataataaaggtttttgttttttttctttattgaagaaaaatatatattaaaattattataatatttataaatgttattaaaaattacctTATATATCATGAAggaaatgaataaaattcctacaacaggaaaaaaaatcgACATGAAAATTTGAGATGAATCGAAGGTAGAAGGATCATTCGTACTTCCTAATCCATCAGATGAACGATAATTAAATCCACCTGAACCTTCTAATTCTAAggaaactttttttaattcacaAGTTAAATCTTCTAATTTTTCAACAAGGCAAACAGGAACATGTTTTTTAAGTTCAACACAATATGATGGTGATCCATTTGATTCACATTCACTATAAACTTTCTTATACGTACTAACAGCTTCTTTAAGGTATTCTTGAAATTCATAACTACaaacattattattagttCTAAGAGTTTGTTTAATTGACTCATGATCTTCACAATAATCATGGACAATCTTCATTCTTTTAAAGTTCTCCTTATCAGTAtcactaaaaaatatacagttGCATTTATTATTCGAAGAAGTATTTCTAAAGCCAtcgtaaattattttaaaacctttccaaaatgaaatattgtCATTCAAAAAACTAGACAATTTGTCTCCTATCCAATAGTACAAATTATAGCATTGATTATTACATTCTCCACctttattagaaaaattcaCGAAACAAAAAGCCTTCAGAATTTGATCATAAAcagttttattttcattatagtCAATTAATTTAGGCTTTAGTTTTTCAACTTTATCTTCTAAAAAGCAATAATCAAGAGACAACGACTcgaatttttttctataataaaattgCGAAGGTAATGCTTCCAAAAAACTACccataatattaaaaagaaaaatataaaattacaaataatgagcaaattttatttctcaATGTTATAGTACTAATGCACATTATAGAAAAAAGTGTACtctaaagaatatatataaataagaattataataaGATATCAACCTCCGATATACAAAACATCCTTAAAGTTATTTTCACTGTTGGAATATTCCAATCaaaagagtaaaaaaatattttaaaaatatatttatctacatattaaatcaaaaaatacgtaaaaaatatgtattttgcatatattttattaaagaacATTAAATATGGAtagttattatttaatattaaaaaattttaaattttacgtggagaataaattataataatataattatttttatgtaaatgtaaCATTTGCAATTATAACATAACAAGCACAtacagaaatataataaaataaaaacaaggaataatattattttaaatttttatcattatatctatattatatatttacagaTCATCCATGTGCCATTACCCAacatattaatgtatatatattattttatatatatgtgcatataattatatcaattattattttaaaatatatataaataatgaaactatttatactatataattattacagaTGCTTCCTAAATATTcatctatttatataaaagtatatacttatatCATCTAAATACATTCTCtgacttttttaattacttaTAGTAtcaatgtaaatattaaaaatatataatagattataacaattttttattatgttcttATGTAAAATccattatattaaatattattaaaacacGTAATAGTCTGATATGCAGATAATTACTTCAAAAGCATAATATTagtatatcttttttacagttatgtaaaaattgttatttcTCTGATCTATAGTACGTATTGTTAATATCtccttattttatattatagatATTATCTACGTTTATAATATGTAACGttcaattattatttttcgttttctaatttttaaataattattttaatatttaagtgTTCATATTGTTACTTGTTTTAatacttaaatattaattttttgataaaaatagaataaagcTTAAAAGTAATACAATTGTAATAACTCTTATCACTTTCATGAAAACATTATGTGactatatgtaatttattgtttatatatgtatttatttgtattaaaaataattttttcattattatgtaatatttgaaaaaatgaatatacatatatttaacgtaaaatatggataaaataaattttctgtAGTTCGTATTTTTCACAACAAATCacataatataacaaattccttaaatatattattattaaaagaatataatccATTTATTGCTTCCTTTCATTAGGATGAATTCATACTAGTGTTTTTTGACatcattaaatttatagaatttttaatatagataattatatagttttttatcttctttatcatattagaaaaaaagtaatactACACTAACTTTAACTATAACATGTATTGAAttgaatatattactttttgaaaatgttaacatcattttatttattagttttacattttatacttatactttttatataaatattacaatatgTAGACAGTGCGttcatattttatcattaaagTCATTAGTTATCcctaattttaatatttttaaatatatcattacaaatctattttattattgtgtaCCCGTATTATGATTTATTTaacacatataattattttttattcttttcattaaacatttttacatatatatacttatgaaTACTCTCAGctgttataattttacctgtgctttttattatttttaatctacaattttaaaaaagcataaatCATTACTACATAAATTTAAGTATTCTTAAGAATGCTCATTTAGTAAAAActttaatttctttaaaaaaaataatgattattACCTAACAATATTGCGGACTTAATTGCAttcaaagaaataaaaataacctaaatattaatatcatttcagtataaaatttcatttattaatcaCTTATTTAACAGgagctttattttataaaatgcttaaattttttttttttttatttgtcttAAGAGTCCCATACTCGTTGAGATATTTAACATTAATTACAgtcttataattatatataacttttttcttCCTATTTAATTCAACACATAATGTATGATATAATTTCTGAATTTATTGAAAATGTATGcaaattttcatatacatcttaaaattattcttaaaactttgttatatttattacttctAAAAAACGTAtggtttatataataatatatgtagcAAAACGTACAGTACATgagtttttaatatttcaattttatacagttttttcttataaaatgtacaaaaaaaaaagtaaataaattttataatatctttatttaaaacaaatatttggTATTTTAACaatcatataaaattttaattattactttCTTATAACATCATAGATATTACGTGATAAatacattcttttttaatttataatttatacataatagaAAACTCATTTtagtatacacatatatatatatatatatatatatattttttttgtaatctttttataaattttcattcgTTAATGCTTTCAGAATAAGAGCAAATCGCTAAAAAATGtgatacatataaatgaacaCTCACAACTTTCagtgtacatttttatttaaaacatactccaaattacatttatattataactcttttaatattttaagaaatcacataaaatcaaatattaaatgtttatttaaattcaatacatattttcgacagaatatttatttataattcttctaataattttatatttatttaattttctataataatTACGAATgctacataaaaataaaacggtttcttgtattattaatagacttaatattttaataaaagtttGATTAGTATATTGctatgaattatttttaaataaaaaaatttacaggagataatcttttttattgcattatgtgtaaataataatgttaataaaattattttataaaaatattaatattatacatataataaatttttagataaaaatcataaaaaataaaaaaaacaatataaatatgtagtaacatttaatttatatttataaattttaaaaaaatgtatgctaaagtatatataacgaaaaataaaaagcaatttttttttaaattttttaatagcgTTCATgatattgtttatatattacatattcaAGGAGACAATTATTTTACAGTAACCTTTAACATTTAATAGTATGGTTGTTCTctttcaatatattattattaaattaatgcttaagttttttttttactttttttaagaacagttataaatgaaattcaTAAGAAATGGATatattgaataaatataatactaaaaacttaaaataaaaacatttgatgctatattaaaaaagaaatacattaaatacatattaataatttattcttaattttttttttttcatgtatttataaccatatatattttcttttcagtAACCTTactcatatacatataattaaaaatgaattataattatgtaaaaaatatacatataattgtaattttcttataaataatttaattagcGAAAGATTTAGTTTAATATCGACATTATTctctatttttaattttcttttatatatacatgtatgtgtctaattttcattttatcttCATAAATTCttctgttatatttatatgtatacttgtTACTATTACTCTAATACAACAACTGTGTACATAAATTTCACATTTATGTGTtgcaatataaataattatcttgtactactaatatatatattgatgaTAGTTCAACATTCAAAATTAGattctatataataaaattgttaagAAGCACATTCTCCATCATataattaaagtaaaattacaattaaccatatatttaagaggaattttatttttctgtattaatactttccttttttattataagtcATTACCATATTTCCTATATCTCACTgtgattataattttattttatattttgtaaattttatacttgaattctttttctaaaaaatgattctaatattttctttttattcaaatggtaattaaaatttatttctttttaagaATGTGACATAAACACTCtaaatttgttcatataataatgtcTTATATACCTTGCCTTTCTGTTCTAAATAAAATCCTTTCACTTTTGTAGTTTCTTATCAAATTTCTAATTAATTggcatatattattattattcataaatcaaattattcttatttcaACTTGTGCTCAAAATTTCAGTGAAATGTTGTCAATTGCGGggttatatgtattaatattgcATATTTGTTagtttattttgtattaaaataCTATTAAAAACATAGTTTTATTagacttatttatataatgaattatatcctattttacatatataaataaattatttattatttagttGATTCCATATTTACTATATTAGAatcaaatgaatatataaatagagttttttcagtatttttttcacatttatatgttgtttatgtatatttcataaaaagtAATTCCACATGTGCTATCAGTTTCATGATTTGTTTTATATCATGTTTCATATATTCACTAGagtaatcattttttatctaactacttatattttaatcaataatgtaaatacgtctatttttttggttttatCTTGATTCTGTATAAAAATTCCATTTTCAAAGTATTATTTCTGTTTATTAGAGCATCGAAtactaatttattatatattaaatacatcTAGTTGTCaaaaataagtttttattctatataaCATCCGAATTAGTAATTTCTCAGTGAATCATATCTCATACAAATTTCAAATTTGACCCCAATTTATGTATTGATTTATAGAATTATAAGataattctttcttttctttttgttagTTCCACCAAACATTTATAACCCTTGCTATATTAAGGCGttatcataatttaaataaactatattaaataaatttttatgcattaaaaaatatataaattttataatgtaaattatttctgaaaatttattacacaaatttttgtaaaatagtACTTTATGATaagtaattttaattaattttacaaaaactaataaaaatattgtgaGTACTCAAGCTTATGTAATAAGAGagcaattattatatttagttgatcgtaatttttttattaattttcatcTGTCTTTATATTTCATACTATTATAATAGTGTAGTTCAATATTTCTTAacttaatacaaatatattttgtacacAGCGAGTAACAATTGTACATATAACTTTCATATTATGCAACGTATTTTCTGTCGAAATAGCAATTATTAccattaaatttttctttatcatacctgaaattattaaaatattcatacaGTGTACATACCCTTTTgactttttgaaaaaatttcatttatgttataaatattacaataacatatatagaGAATAAACGAAAtctctttatatatatatatattaataaatcttAAAACTATGGAATTTTATCactataagaataaaaatctgtatatttacataaaatccAGTAGATGAAGTAATTCAAATATTTAGATATATCATATTCATAATCGTTGCTCTTTCTATAATTTAAATCTTGAGAAGAGgattaacaaatttttaaaatattccaataatcataaaataataagctATTTGCGAAAAGATAGGATCtcatatatagtaaaatagttattataaagtttactaaatttaataaattcatcGTTATATTAAGGGGAATAATTCAcatatttacaataaaattaaaaggaaaattataatatgttaatacataaaataatatttttaagaaaaaaaagttaatattgTATTTCATTAACAATGGTATTCTCAaatcaaattttataaaaaaaaagatacaatTGTAAATTAAAGATTATAAATTCTACTTTTATTTCCATTGTCATACTTTAAAATTTGACTAAACATTGATAACAATTAAATACTAtttagcatatatatacatttataaaaaatatattaatatattttcttaccttattaatttaaaattttatgaaaatttttattacaaatatcCTTCTGATCACCTAacataaaacaataatagtagtatTAAATTGGCATAACAAAATTCTTtacatttgaaaatatttgtatgcgGAATGGTCTTTGATActgaaattaaataattttcctttttctatttaaatatgattttgtaatattattatttaagtaaaattaaataatactattGTTAATTACACTAAAAACaaccatttatttttatatacataggtataaaatgaaaattacagtgaaatatatgtttccaggttttattaatactttcaaattattaaatacaaattaatatTCGTAATTTTAAAGATAACGAAATGCTTACATTctctaataatttttttgttttagcATTTTAAAtgccttattttattttcaccaGAAGGCATAAAAATACATTGACTCTTTAACATTCTTATATTAACACATTCTAAAATATTGCAAtttgaataaatgaaaaaaaaaattattaaattatgaatataacaattaaaagttaataatattataatttgctCTAATAAATGCTCCACAGCAATTATAAGAAAACTATAATTAATCATAAAAATCATGAATTAggaatttaaaaatgattttgTGTATTCCGTATAAATTTAGTCAATAAGTAAATTATAGATAATATTTCACTACGTACTGGAAGAgatattatgtaataaatgtGTTCATTgaattttcaataaaattatatatataaatgtattaaaatatatatacactattAATCATCTTATATaagattatttaaaaaaaacaaaaaaaaaattttttttaattaattatctTTAAATATCCCAAAAATTAGAGGTTATGgagatatttttataatttaatataataaaaatattgttcttattttatatttttgtatacgAAATACtaacaataattttatcattctTAGAATTAATCATTTATTTACTCATTTGTTTTTACGTACTCTATTATTAGAAAACCgttttaaatgaattaacTTCATATGAAATATACAATAGATTTAAATGTATCTAATAAAATAAGCtgtaattttgttaaatattttgacGGTATAGATCTTTTTAAAGGAACAGATATTGATACTAGTAATATTAattctaatattttatactgTTCAAAAGATTTAATTAATactcttatatatatacatgacaGAAACAGTTTACATATTGACCTACTGGTCATATGATATgctaaaaagtaaatataactGTACATTCTTAAATGAtgtaatttacaaaaatatttgcatttttcttgaatatatattaattaaaataagtatataaaaataaattaatgaaaaatatttttgtccTTTTTCCAAAACGTTATCTACAtggaaataatgaaaatatatgcatgattatttaaaaatttattacgAATTAAAAGTTAATAAATTTCGTGGTAATactaaaagtaaaaattactattaatatattaatattattaatgcaATATATGAATAACATAGAGAAAATTTCTTCATACTTAGGGAgcatcataattattttaattataatgaagAGTATTCCCCAAATATACCtttatcaaaattaaaaaatgattctCAGGAATTCAAAGAGGGTAAACcaaaagaaaattaagtTCAGGTAAATATTACCTAATTACGctctgaaaaaaaaatatcagaACTTCATACAACATCTAATGTTATTaaaatcttttaaaatttgggGTTCAAAAAAGAGGGTAATGAACTAACTCAATGTTATGAAATTCGGGGGTATCATTCAGACAAAATAATCTTTagtttcaaaaatttttatataaaatggtacaataaataaatatttcaaatttatccaaacaaaagaaagaaaaaaaagatgaatgatagaagtaaaatataaacatgaaGGAAATACACAATGTTATACATAATTTGGGAGTTTATTATCAAGATATTAAGGAAAAACAAGTTGTGCAATATCCAAATCACAAATAGACACTTCAGAATAATGAATCGATACTAATGTTCGCAATACGGAAAATACTGAATTACATTTGgattatttcatattataacttaaattcatataattatggAAACAAATCTTCACACTTTTAGTTCTTCTGTAATTTCACATAATAAGTTATAATCTGTTATCCTGTTTCCTAATGGAATATCCATTTTCATTGTAATtgcaattattttaatatattttctttattataatgAACGTTCATATtctatacaaaaatataaatatattatattaaaatacatgattaattttttataacgatatactattaataaataaaaatatataaaatatactttaaaatatacttttgtaaattattacaatCAATTTGAAACATTCTTTCATAAAATAGtactaaaaaaaacattttagaataatttaaacagTATAGTTATGCAACGATTATCAGCAAgtacataatattaattgAATAGAAGTCCTCAAAATAGGGTGTTACATTCTATTTACCTCCTTATATCATAATTAAGCaactaatttaattttaaataaaaacaataataaaaagaaataaagtttatttttcgtattaacactaaataagtataaaacaggaaaaaaaaaattatacagttaaaatataatgtatttttatgttattttactgtttttcttattttttttttttcctctttcttcttttttagaacttatttttagtatttttacTGCAGACTTATACTTATGCTAGTATATttcatttgtaaatattcatataattcaatttttgtttaaaatattattctccATATACTTtgcacatttttaaatttatgtaaattccTATTAACCataagttatattttatatttttcatagtttttgtatttttaacataaataatattgtattataccgaaatataattataatattgttaCGTTTTAACCATGCTTATACGAAGTGAGGTTACGCTGtttcatatatgtaattctgtttttgcatataaaatatagtatatccaaatttttaatattttattttttctcccttaatattacataattaaatataataatgcaaTCTTTATATACAACACATTCATGTTACtaatctatatttatatttttaccactattttatatatttgtaaaaaattatatatatatatatatatatatatatatataacataatgtCACAGAAATGTTAAATTCTATtcttatgtatttattattatataccttgtttttgaaaaaaattttcatttttcttatagtaaaaaatatctaatatactgtatataattatttgcatttgttttttatataaaatattatttaggatatattttttaatcattaaaagttttccaaaaaaaaaattttcttaacgTGACTTGCAAAAACGTGTAAATGTACAATattccttttatatttacataataattttgtttaatatatatatttaaagaatacattgtatatagataaattatttagaaaattattaataataaagttacttaaattatgaatagtattatttttaacattttcttATGTTTTTAATAGAGATTTAAGCATAATCCgtaagtatataatatatattttcgaTTATTCCAAAGTATATTCCTgaattacatttaaaagtaattttaaatttataaattacagaatttacaatatttagttttacttatattgcagtttattattcattcttctattagtatataatatattatcttttaattacaacgcttttttttcttgctatagtaatatttatttacattattttctACCGTAGTGTTCTTTGTTTAGAACACGTATTTAcctctttatattattacttccTCTATActattatgtataaaaaatatataattcggACAAACTGAATAAATGGaagtat from Plasmodium malariae genome assembly, chromosome: 11 harbors:
- the PmUG01_11011800 gene encoding PIR protein, producing the protein MGSFLEALPSQFYYRKKFESLSLDYCFLEDKVEKLKPKLIDYNENKTVYDQILKAFCFVNFSNKGGECNNQCYNLYYWIGDKLSSFLNDNISFWKGFKIIYDGFRNTSSNNKCNCIFFSDTDKENFKRMKIVHDYCEDHESIKQTLRTNNNVCSYEFQEYLKEAVSTYKKVYSECESNGSPSYCVELKKHVPVCLVEKLEDLTCELKKVSLELEGSGGFNYRSSDGLGSTNDPSTFDSSQIFMSIFFPVVGILFISFMIYKFTPLLSCIRTQLRRKTLLGNNLDGEDTHELEEYGFMHKNLNLQRRHLNVYYHPS